The following DNA comes from Emys orbicularis isolate rEmyOrb1 chromosome 13, rEmyOrb1.hap1, whole genome shotgun sequence.
CTTACAAGTCAAAAGGTCATTTTTAAAACTGCCCGGATAGCCACTCAATGGCATCTGAAAATCCACACTTGCTCTTTCTGTTTCTTACAACATCCCCAGCAGGAAAGATTTTGCAGTCAGAACCAAGCTGACAGTCTGATGCAGGAAAAGATTCCGCTTACTTTCCACTAACTGGATAATTTCTGCAGTGCTTATGTTTGGCAGTCAATTAAGCAGATATTGTTTAAAGACAAAAAAGGAGCTAATATATTAAGATGCTATTTTTATATTACTTTTCTGATTACAATGGCATATTAAGTTGCCCTTTAAATTCAACCATCAGGTGCACTAAAGAACGATTACTACTCTCTTTCGAAGGTTGTGGGCATTCCTTTCGTAGTTTCCTGGTCAAAAAATGAAAATCCAGAAgccacttgaaaaaaaaaaaaatcaggtttgcaGCGTGGCAGCACGCAGTCTCATTCAGATTCTGAGCCtttgtgccagatcctcagcaagtgTAAATCGGCATAACTTTCATGACTTCATTAGAGCTACACCAACATTATGTTTAGTCCATTATGTTTTGCAGATTTGCTTTTGGACCATAGTGCTGCATAGTTAGAAATGGGTAAGGAGCTACAATAGTAGATCCTCTAGTTCCTGTTAATGAAAGGATATTGCACATGAATAATGGCATATCACTGTTTAGTTTGATGGCATTAAAAGACATCATGACTAAATTTTGCCATCAGTTACAGAGATgcccaactgacttcaatgagatcaaAATCGTGTAACTAAGGGTAGAATTTGTCCTATTCTGTATAGGGTAACAATGTTCATGTTTCATTAAAATAATCCAAGAACAACGTATTGTCTACAGTTCTACAAACCACACAACAAATACATTTTCTGTTTAGAAAGGCAAACAATGAATATAATTAACCACAATTTAGAAATGACCATAACCAACACTGGATATAACATTATGTTTAACACGGATGCTGCATTTACAAGTAAGACTGGCACAGACGTATAAATGATGGCAAGCCCATAAGTGGATACTttgttttccatggaaaacaaaataattttggaGCAAGAACTTAGTTTTGCCTTAGTTCTGAGCTATTCCATTTGTAATATGTTGTGAACAATTAAAGATGCTTGGCAGTTTCCACTCAAAGAGTATGCTGCTAGTCTCAGGGAATTCAAATAATACTCTACATACTTCTGAGGACAATAAAAGGGATTAAGGACTATAACCATATGATAAGACTTTCCATCTGCTCTAACTTCAGGAGGCTTGTCCTTTGGCACTAAAAGAGGGTTTGTTtgggtgggggttgctgttagTTCTGTAACCAAATGTTCGATATGATTTTGTGAAGGATTTACTATGGCTTTAGGTGCTAAGAAATAATGATACATTGCCCTTCTCACACCTTCCATtcaaagatctcaaaacacttgacAAACCCAATTATTGTAGCCTCACAGCACCCCCGCTGAGATAGGGAAGTGATGATGTTCCCATATTCCTGATGGGCAAGTGGAGATTCAAAGAAATGAAATGACTTACCTTAGGTCATACAAGATGTCCTCAGCAGAACtggaaataaaacccaggtcCCCTGGAGCCTAGCCCTTTGATTTAACTGCAAAAGCACCCTGCCACCACAAGAAGGAATTTCTCCATCTGTTTGTAGTTCTCAAATAATAAACCATCCCAATAACagtttggttgttttgttttgtcttaggAATGTGAGACCTTTGAGAAGTGCTGTCCTAATGTCTGTGGGACAAAGAGTTGCGTGGCAGCTCGGTACATGGACATCAAGGGGAAGAAAGGACCCGTCGGTATGCCTAAAGAGGCAACTTGTGACCGTTTCATGTGTATCCAGCAAGGCTCAGAGTGTGATATCTGGGATGGACAGCCTGTTTGCAAATGCAAAGATAGGTGTGAAAAAGAGCCCAGCTTTACCTGTGCCTCCGATGGACTCACCTATTACAACAAGTGTTATATGGATGCAGAAGCTTGCACCAAAGGCATTACTCTAAATGTAGTCACTTGTCGGTACCATCTCACCTGGCCAAATACCAGCCCTATCCCACCAGAGACTACAGTGCGCCCTACCACAGCCTATTCAGAGACAACCATCGTTGATATCCTGCCACCCGCTCTAGTTAACAATCCAGTCCATCAGTCAGTCTATGTGGGAGAGACTGTTAGCTTTCTTTGTGATGTCACAGGCAGACCCAAACCAGAAATTACTTGGGAGAAGCAAATAGACGGTAAGGAAAAAATCATTATGAGGCCAAATCACGTCAGGGGGAATGTCGTGGTTACCAACATTGCCCAGCTGGTAATCTATAACACCCAGCTGCAAGATGCAGGCATTTACACGTGCACTGCGAAAAACATCGGCGGTCTTCTCAGGGTTGATTTCCCATTGTCAGTTGTCAAAGGAGAACCTGCATCAAAAGAAGCATCCCAAAACAAAACCCATTTCCCAACCGATGAGTGTCTGAAGCAGCCAGACAGCGAAGACTGTGGGGAAGAGCAGACGAGGTGGTATTATGATGCAAAGAAAAACAACTGCTTTACATTCATTTATGGGAACTGTAATAGCAACCTGAACCACTTTGAGACCTATGAGAACTGTATGTTAACATGTATGAATGGCCCAATCAACATCTGCAACCTGCCAGCCCTTCAGGGTCATTGCAAAGCCTATGAGCCCAGATGGGCATACAACAGTTTGACAAAGCAATGCCAATCTTTCATTTATGGTGGCTGCGGAGGCAATGAGAATAACTTTGAGAGCAAAGAGGCCTGCGAAGAGATGTGCCCTTTCCCTAAAAACACTCACTGCAAAGCCTGCAAGCCTCGCCAAAAGCTGGTGACGAGCTTCTGCAAAAGCGACTTTGTTATCCTGGGCCGTATAACGGAACTAACCGAAGACCAAGACTCGGGACACGCGTTGGTGACAGTGGAGGAGATTCTAAAAGATGAAAAAATGGGATTAAAATTCCTGGGGAAGGAACCTCTAGAAATCACCCTTTTAAATATGGACTGGAGCTGCCCATGCCCCAATATGACCACGGTGGATGGTCAGCTTATCATCATGGGTGATGTCCACAATGGGATGGCCGTCCTGCAGCCAGACAGCTTTGTGGGCATCTCCAGTGTCCGGCGCGTACGGAAGCTCCGTGAAGTCATCCACAAGAAAACCTGTGAGCTTCTGAAAGAATTTTTAGGACTACACTAACCTTACTCACGTGTGTCAGCCTTTCAGCTCTGTGTATTGTATAGGGCTAACAAAAGCAAGGCTAGTGTGGAAATTAAAGACAAGCTACTGTCTGAAGATACAATGTATGTAATATGCAGAACCCTTATTTTAATCTATTAATGATGCTTAGAAACAATGTAGTATGCTCTTTGGCAAGCACATAAAATATCAATGGATGGCTATTAATCTTACTTTGAAATCAACCTGTTTGTATAGAATTGCCATTTAACTAGCTGATTTATGCAATAATTATATAATTCTTGTGTAGTTTCCAACATAAATGACCAAATTCGTAGCATTTTTGTAGCTAATTGATACATAGCTAAATTGCACATACTGTCGATTTAATCTGTCTCACTTACAGCATGGAAATGTTATGGTAAATCATTAAAAATAAGTCACAAACTTCTGTTTCCTCATGGTAACACTAAGTACATTACAAGAGAAGAAACTGTAAATTATTGTCTATATTGACTATAATTATACATGTCAAGCCAATCTATGCATTATGAATTTGCTCACCTTTTCATGGAAATCCACATAGCAATTTTCTCTCAATTGTGCCAATTTTGAATACAagccctgcagtccttactcatggggaaaaaaacattgaaGTAAACAGGGCAATCATCCTGGGTCTAATAGCCATGAAAACAAATACATGTCCAAAGCCAAAACCACAATTTCACAGAGTTTTGAGTCCAACATCAACACCACTCATTTCAATGCACgttcctatttttattttaaataaatgtggtGTAAAGCTAACATGAAGAGTCTTTGGAATTGGGATGTCTGCCATCTTGGTTTTGGAAGGCCATTGCATCTGAGCATGTGTGGGGATCTATTGCTTAATTGTTAACATGCCTGATTTTCCAGGTAATAGAGTAGAATTATAGAAGTCAGAATAAAATTAAAGACAGAAAAGTGCCATACTCATTCTAACGATTACGTGACACACCCAGAGAGAAAAACAGAGCGGCATACACACATTATAGACACATTCATAAACAAACACCCAGTGGGTGCACTTTAAAAACTTCAATTAATCTGGACTCCCCCCATTCTAAACAGTATTCCCCATTATATATAGGAAATCTCTCTCAAATCAGTTAAAACATTCTAAGTATGGCCactgtatatatgtgtatgtataaatACACATACAGCAAGAGAAGGAAATAGGCATGTGTGTATAAACACTATTGATCATTACTAATACTTATGTGTCTAAAAGGTAAAATTTGCATATGCacaatttttaaataacaaaaagggTGATCTCAGAAATACCCTGCCTCTGTTAAGGAATGTCACTGAGCTGAGATTATGAGTGTATATGCTTACATATGTCATTCTTATCATTATTACTATTCTCTTTGTTCAGTTGTTTAAGTGAGCTCCAACAATAGTGTCTACTGTTGCACAAAAGACCAGTTCAAGCACGGATCTGGGTTGAGAAATGTTTTAGCTTAAAGGTAAGAGGGTGTTGTTAATATTACTCTGTGGTGCCATCTACTGGCTAATCCAAGAGCCAGCAGGAGGTAGCTAAAGCCTTGCATTCCAGATGGTAAAAGGTGCTGAGacagcgcgcgcgcgcgcacacacacacacacacacatacacacacacacacacacacacacacacacacacacttgcaggtGTATGTTGGGTCTGACTATGAATGAGACATGGGGAAGTCTGTGTAAAAAGTTTATGCTGAATTTAAGCACTTCACTGGAGACTCCTAATCCCTAAGGTCCACATATATTGTATGTTTTGCAAGTGGCAACAAAGACTTcaaggatgaaatttaatggacAATAAGAATGTTTTAAATATGGCCTGACGCAACTTTTAAATATAGGGCCTGACTCATTTGCACTAAGGCTCCTTTACGCTACTCTGGCAATATGAAGATGCCTTAAAGTGCATTTTCACCCACCTTACAGCTCCCGAGCAGTGTAAGTGAGAATCAAACCCTTTGGTTTTACCCTGGTCGGGGATACAATTCATCAACATGCATGTTCTAAGCAAAGCCTGACAGAAGGGTTTCAAAAAACAAAGTCAGTATTAAGGCTCTTCTTAGctaccaaatttttaaaaagccaaatgcTATTGGTCTCTACAGCAGCACATTGTCCAGCACAATAACTGTATGATTTTTATCTCTTTCTTAAATGGATGTAAGAAGAATTACAATAAAAACATAATAACATTTACATACATTCTTGTGAGGATCGTATTATGGGCTGGGCTATGCCAATGTCTGTCATGCTTTGCATTCCACTGGCGTCCTGCACCTACTGTAGGTAATTCTGCTATGTGTCATTCACCAACGTTACTGCAGCTTGTTTGTCATTTTCCAGGCAGCCAGGAAATAAGGTCTGGCATATTTCTTCCAGACTGAATCGCCTTTTCTGACATGAAGGGATCTAAGTGTGAATGTTTAATAAAGGCTGGGTTTCTACAGTTATTTTCTCCAAGAGCTTAGAGGAGTTCTCTGCAAATAGGAGAATGATCAAATGACTCTGGAGACATACTCTGAGGGGTGAAAATGTACTGCAATTGTTTCTGCTTTCAGGTAGTAAATTAAAGCCCTGAAATCTGGTGTCAGAACCAATCTCAGGATtactattcaggaaagcacttatgcacatacttaactattaggtatgtgcttaagtcccattgacttcagtgtgacctatagttaagcatgtgtttaagtgcatGTGTGcaaagcagggccggtgcaaggaagtttcgcgccctaggcgaaacttccaccttgtgccccccccccagccctgcagcagctccccgccctccccctccgccctgaggcgccccccccccccccccccccccgcggcagctcttCCCCCcgccggggagccgtgcggcagctccccaccccagctcacctctgctccgcctcctccccgagcacaccgcccccgctctaattctcctcccctcccaggcttgcggtgccaaacagctgattggcgctgcaagcctgggaggcgggagaagtggagcggcgactgcgcactcggggagggggcataggaacgctgtaaaaaaaattgggggcaccgctttttggcgcccccaaatcttggcgccctaggcaaccacctagtttgcctaaatggtagcaccggccctggtgcAAAGTGAACTCTGATGAATAGGGGTGGACTGATGAATCAGCGTCATAAAAATGATAACACCAATTACCTTATTCCGTGAAtaggtccattgaaatcaaatggaGCAAAAACATGGGTATTAAAAATAACATTCAGCATTTATTCTAATtgtttccacccctcccctccatacAGGCATGTATTATGGGATAATTCAGTTTCTGGTTGCTAAGGGACAGACTGTGTAAGTAAATCTGGCCTGCAGTGTGAGCCGTGTGGAGGTGCACCACTCCAGGGTGAGTGCAGGTGGCTCCGTCCCTATGCCAGCATGTAGAAGTGTGCTGGTGTACCCACCCCTTGGTATGGTATGGCCTCCTCCATCTGGCCTACCCACCAGCTCTACAGCTCAGGGTAAAGAGGGGGTGAGGCCCACCTCCTCCTGTCGCACTCTGGGGCATACTGCTGCAGAGGGGAGTGCAAAGTTCCTGTGCTCCCCCTGCACAGAGATTGTGATTGATGCTAACCCTTGCACAGGGTCCCCTCGAAACCCTTCCCCTGCTGCATACCAATACAATGGTCAGGACAGGCCGGCTCGAAGGGAGTGGCCAAAATTCTGAATGAGACAGAATTAAAACAAAGTCCGTACAAGGCCCATGTGACAATAAAATGAACACTGAAAGCTGTGGGGGTCATGCAGAGAGCAATATCAACTGATTATTTCAAAGTGACAGGAGTTGCTATGATCAAAATACGAGGGAGGCTGCACTGCAGTAGGTTTTGTATAATTCATctgtggagattttttttttttttaaattacaaacctGCTGGCAAGGTGCAGATCTGGATATGCACCAAAGCAAATGGAATACACCCACTTTTTCTTTCAGGATtatgcagggccacccagaggattcagggggtctggggcaaagcaatttcgggggccccttccataaaaaaaagttgtaatactatagaatactatattctcgtgggggcctggggcaaattgccccacttgcccccctccccgggtGGCCCTGGGATTAT
Coding sequences within:
- the WFIKKN2 gene encoding WAP, Kazal, immunoglobulin, Kunitz and NTR domain-containing protein 2, whose protein sequence is MLLALFTRWMWILLGKTTVLLLLEVPLEGNALPPIRYSHAGICPNEMNPNLWVDAQSTCKRECDTDLECETFEKCCPNVCGTKSCVAARYMDIKGKKGPVGMPKEATCDRFMCIQQGSECDIWDGQPVCKCKDRCEKEPSFTCASDGLTYYNKCYMDAEACTKGITLNVVTCRYHLTWPNTSPIPPETTVRPTTAYSETTIVDILPPALVNNPVHQSVYVGETVSFLCDVTGRPKPEITWEKQIDGKEKIIMRPNHVRGNVVVTNIAQLVIYNTQLQDAGIYTCTAKNIGGLLRVDFPLSVVKGEPASKEASQNKTHFPTDECLKQPDSEDCGEEQTRWYYDAKKNNCFTFIYGNCNSNLNHFETYENCMLTCMNGPINICNLPALQGHCKAYEPRWAYNSLTKQCQSFIYGGCGGNENNFESKEACEEMCPFPKNTHCKACKPRQKLVTSFCKSDFVILGRITELTEDQDSGHALVTVEEILKDEKMGLKFLGKEPLEITLLNMDWSCPCPNMTTVDGQLIIMGDVHNGMAVLQPDSFVGISSVRRVRKLREVIHKKTCELLKEFLGLH